CTCTGTATTAAGGAAATATCATAAACATGCTTCCATGAATGGAGATGAGATGAATCAACAATGAAACCGGGCCACTGCAGTATTGCCATTCCCAAAATGGCAACCATCATCACCATGCCGATTCGTCGCCCAATCTTTTCCGCCCTTGCATCTTGCGCGCTCTTGACCATTTCAACAGGATCAACTCCCGGAATCACCTGCTCATTTTCCGATTTGTAAGCACTCATTTCGACGCTCCTCAATTGTTAAAAGCGGTTTAGTAACGCCCTTTCCGACAAGTCCACCTGCCGACTGCGATTAGTTAAAACTATTGGCTCTGTCTTGCAATCTTAAACCTTATCCAAGGGAAAATACCATCACCCCCAATTAACAATTTCACTCCTCCATCGATCCAATCCAAGCTCTTATTCCTTCGCCCGAACATTTTTCCACTTTTTTTGAACGATTTGCCCCGTTTGCCCGTAATAATAATGAGTGATATATTTTTATCGCTTTGTATGAAATCAAAGCGCGGCGTTGATATGTATCAAATCGCCGGAAGTATATATTGCAGGAAGATCGATTGACGTACCATGAAACTGGAATTGGAGCTGAAGACAAGATTGGAGCAGGAACTCGAAAAGGTGGAGCAGGCACTTGCCGTCTGGGAGGAACTCCTCACGAAACTCGCTCAGCAACTGCCCGAGGGCGCAAACCTGCGCCAGGTTGCTGCGTCATCCACCCCTGCCTACAAAAAATCGAATTAGACCGGTACTGAAAACCCACCGAATGTCGTAGTAGTGGAAAACGACTCACTATTCGCGCTCCCGCCGCAGTGGGTTCATCCATGGATAAGCTCCGTCTTAATCCGTATTTATTCCTGCCCATCTGTGTTCAAGTTGTTAAAACTCGCATAAAACAGGGTTTCTTGAGACGGTGGACGGCCACTGTCGGTAAGACTGCCAGCAAAGCATTGCGTGGAAACACAAATCGCCACTACTGGCTGGAACTTGCTGAAACTCGCCACAACTCGCGTTCCCAAACGCAATTGAAACGGGACTGGTTTCTCGATTCAGAGAAATCATTATAAAATCAAACTACACGATGTTCCTGCGCGGCGAAATGTTCTACATACAGGATAGCCGTATTTGCCTCAGAACGTATTCACCACTGTTTGGTATTGTTCGATTTACGCTATTTGGGCGCGGACTCCGGCGTTACTGATTAATTCCTGACCGACCAGCACCTCCATATATATCATCCATATGTTGTAGCTAGTTCGATTTGTTTGCCATAAAATGGATGGACCATATACATACTCTAAATATGCTTGTTGTCCTCAGCGGTCTTCCGGGTACAGGAAAAACAACAATCGCCCGTGAACTTGCGCGGCGGCTCAAGGCCGTGCATGTACGCATCGATTCCATCGAACAGGCGATAAAAAACTCTGAATTATTGTCAGGGCCGATGAACGATGCGGGCTACCGTGTAGGATATGCAATCGCAGAGGACAATCTCAGCCTTGGACAAATTGTTATTGCGGATTCGGTCAATCCAATTCAGCTGTCGCGAGATCGGTGGATTGCAGCCGCCCAAAATACTGGCCAAAAAGCTGTGGAAATTGAGATCAAGTGCTCTGACTCATCGGAGCATCAACGCAGGGTGGAAACCAGAGCAGCAGATATTGTGGGACACCGTGTGCCATCATGGCATGAAGTATCTGAATGGGATTATCATCCTTGGAATAGAGAACATCTTGTCATCGATACGGCCCGCTGCTCTCCCGCCCAGGCAGTTAATCTCATCGTTAGTGAAATTGAAAAAGCCCCTTGACCAATCCGCAACTAAGAGCGTGGATTGACCGGCTGTTGCGAACCGCTTCCCGCCAGGAGGGAGCGGTAAAATATACCCCTCTGGTTGAACTGCATTTTCCCGGTTAAACCTGCCTTAAATTTGGCAGAACATTAATCCCAAACCAAAACTTGGTCATCACTTCCAACATCTCCCCAAGTTGGTTGATATCCGCCGGCTTCACCATGTAGGCATTCGCTCCCAATTCATACGCCAACTCCACATCCTCTTCACATTTGGAACTGGTGAAAATGAGCACCGGCAGTTTGGAAAGCCTCGCATCCTGCCGGATATGCTTGAGTGCTTCCAAACCATCCATCTCCGGCATCTTGATGTCCAAAATCACCAGCGATGGCAACGGAAATGCAACACGATTCGCAAATTTATTTTTGCCAAAAAGATAATCCAACGCTTCGTTGCCATTGCTCGCCACCCGAACCACACAGGCAATATTCCGCCGCCGCAGTGCCCGCTCGAATAAAAAAATATCGTCTTCCAAATCTTCTGCCAGCAGCAAAATGTTAGGTTTCATCCGGTTACTGATTATTGACTTCCTGTCTCTACTCAAAAGAACCACCCTCGGACAATGGGGTAAGTTGCTATTCGGGACAAAACCAAGGCTTGCTGGATGAATTTCTCAGTCTTGCTTGCTACGAGCCTCCCGGCTTCTCAGCTTGCGGTGGAGCATTACCCGCAGCAGCTGGCATGGTTTGAACTTTTTGCGGCGGGTTAAATCCCAGGCGGAACACTTCCTTTGGATTCCAGCGAATCTCGTTTATCGAAATCGTCGGTTGTCTCGCCTGCACAGCGTCCAAAATGGCAACCGCGAGAACCGCCGCACCGGGTGGGCTCGGATGCAACTTGTCGTACTGCAAAAGCATGCGCGTCTTGCCCTTCTCCAATCTGAAGCCGCGAATCCTGAGCGCCTCATTCGCCGTTGCTGTGCGCATAAATGCGGACAAGGATACAATCACAACTCTCGGTCGTTTGCCCGCCCACTCCTTCAACCGTTTGTTTGCAGTCGCTAGCACCTTGGCACTCGGCATCTGGTCTTTGGTAAGCATCTCGTTGGCAGCCCCCGAAGCGTCAGGAATATCGCCGAGCACCAGCGGACACTTCACTCCCTCCAGTAACTTCAACCCCTTCTCAAACCGCTGCAACCGCTCTTCATCCGTGCAGTTTCTACCATAACAATACCAAAACAAAAAATCGGCTCCGATCACCAGCGTGGGGTTCGCTTTAAGCGCATTTTCGATCTGAGTCCGGCCTATGGTTTCCGGCTGGAAGAAAAACATTGCCGTTGCCAGGTTGGTTACCGGCTCATGCGGAGCTATCAATGCCGCATCCACATAACGACTCAAGCTGTGTCGCACAGTATTACTGCCTCCAAATGGTTCATAGCCGGTAAAGCCAGCCGTCGCGCTCGCGCCCACCAATACAATTCGTTCCCATGGCGACTTCGCCTTCGGTTTCTCAGAACTCAACCTGCCTGGAGCTGCAGCGGGAGCCCAACCCGCGCAGCCTATAAACGTCGCAGCGACGAGAGCCACGATTTGATTCCAGAGGCAACTTCCCTTCATATGGATATTCTTTAGTTTAAAAACGAAAGGAGGTCTATACCGAAAGTCGAAAGAAATTTCCGAATGGCAGGAGGGATTTTGGTTGAGGCAAGGCGGAGGCCGCAGGCGCTATCCTTTGATAGCGACAGGCTAGCAGCGTTCCTGCTTCAGGTTCCACTGCAATAACCATGGAAAACAGGATGCTTTTCTCGATATTATTTTCAGACTGAGCCTAGCCCGAAAGAGGTGCCTTGACTCCTCGACGTCTTGCAAGAAGCCCATCCACCGCGAACGGTCCGGGGCCACCTAAAACCAGCGTTGCCAGGCATGCAAGGTACAAGAGGTTGGTTTCATATCCGGGCGGACCAAACTGAGCTCCGGCAGCCGTGAATGATTGAAGTTTGATCGAGGTGAAACCGTAAGGGATGTGGACGGTGAAAATCGCCACTAGCAAAAGCACCGCCATTGGCACGCTGACCAGCGGCACGAAGGCACCAATCAGCACAGCCAATCCACCAACAAGCTCAACGAGAATGGTCGCCCATCCCATGAGCTCGGGCGCCGGAACGCCCATGGCATGCAGTATGCCAATGAAATGCTCGGGACCATGCACAATCTTATCGTAGCCATGCCTCATGAAGCCATAGCCTACGATCAACCGTAGTGGAATCGGTGCCCAGCGATTGAACTTCTTGAACGCCTCGCTATACATGCTCACCTCCCGAATCGACAAGACTTTTGACCACAAATAACTTAGTCATCATTTTTCTTTCTAAAGACGATTAAAGACATCACACAAATAGCCATCTGAATGACTTCTACGCCATCTCACAAGCATCTTGGCTCGGTCCAACATTTTCCTTAATATTAGCACATGCCAAAACATTTGTTGCCCCGACGCCTCCGATTTCTCGTCGCTTTGCTCTCAGTTCTTTCCCCTTTGTGCATCAACGCCGCTGAACCTTCCCCGATGCCGCTACGCAAACCCAACGTAATCTTCTTCATCGCTGACGACCTGGGTTATGCCGACGTCGGCTGCTTCGGCCAAAAGAAAATCCACACTCCCAACATTGACCGTATCGCAACCGAAGGCATGAAGTTCACCCAGCATTATTCCGGCAGCCCCGTTTGCGCGCCTTCGCGTTGTGTGCTGATGACTGGCAAACATTCCGGCCATTCCGCCGTTCGCGATAACCGCGAGCTGAAACCCGAAGGTCAATTCCCGCTCCCTGCCAACACGATCACCGTGGCCAGACTGCTTCAACAAAACGGCTACATCACTGGCGCCTTTGGCAAATGGGGACTGGGCGGCCCAGAAAGCTCCGGCAAACCGCTCGACCAGGGCTTTACCCGTTTCTTCGGCTACAATTGCCAGCGCGTCGCTCACAATCTTTTCCCCACATATCTCTGGGATGACAACCATCGACTCGCCCTCGACAATCCTCCCATCGGCGAAGATCAAAAACTGCCTGCAGACGCAGACTCAAACGATCCCGCCAGCTACAAAGCTTTCACCGGAAAATCTTACGCCCCCGATCTCTACGCGGAACAGGCGCTCCGCTTCATTCGCGACAACAAGGACCATCCCTTCTTCCTCTTCTTCCCCACCATCGTCCCG
Above is a genomic segment from Pedosphaera parvula Ellin514 containing:
- a CDS encoding DoxX family protein: MYSEAFKKFNRWAPIPLRLIVGYGFMRHGYDKIVHGPEHFIGILHAMGVPAPELMGWATILVELVGGLAVLIGAFVPLVSVPMAVLLLVAIFTVHIPYGFTSIKLQSFTAAGAQFGPPGYETNLLYLACLATLVLGGPGPFAVDGLLARRRGVKAPLSG
- a CDS encoding SGNH/GDSL hydrolase family protein — translated: MKGSCLWNQIVALVAATFIGCAGWAPAAAPGRLSSEKPKAKSPWERIVLVGASATAGFTGYEPFGGSNTVRHSLSRYVDAALIAPHEPVTNLATAMFFFQPETIGRTQIENALKANPTLVIGADFLFWYCYGRNCTDEERLQRFEKGLKLLEGVKCPLVLGDIPDASGAANEMLTKDQMPSAKVLATANKRLKEWAGKRPRVVIVSLSAFMRTATANEALRIRGFRLEKGKTRMLLQYDKLHPSPPGAAVLAVAILDAVQARQPTISINEIRWNPKEVFRLGFNPPQKVQTMPAAAGNAPPQAEKPGGS
- a CDS encoding AAA family ATPase — translated: MLVVLSGLPGTGKTTIARELARRLKAVHVRIDSIEQAIKNSELLSGPMNDAGYRVGYAIAEDNLSLGQIVIADSVNPIQLSRDRWIAAAQNTGQKAVEIEIKCSDSSEHQRRVETRAADIVGHRVPSWHEVSEWDYHPWNREHLVIDTARCSPAQAVNLIVSEIEKAP
- a CDS encoding response regulator, with protein sequence MKPNILLLAEDLEDDIFLFERALRRRNIACVVRVASNGNEALDYLFGKNKFANRVAFPLPSLVILDIKMPEMDGLEALKHIRQDARLSKLPVLIFTSSKCEEDVELAYELGANAYMVKPADINQLGEMLEVMTKFWFGINVLPNLRQV